Proteins encoded by one window of Akkermansia muciniphila ATCC BAA-835:
- a CDS encoding aspartate aminotransferase family protein: MNTEEKLNQYVLHSYGRYPMAAVRGEGSRLWDSTGKCYLDFCAGIATCVLGHCHPAVTQALQKQAATLVHCSNLYQIPQQADLAEFIVTKCVERPGKVFFSNSGAESNDGLIKVARRYGHRKPQPDGKPRYEVLTFNKSFHGRTLGSMSATGQDKIKIGFDPMLPGFRHLPFNDLETAREAIRPETVAFMLETVQGEGGVNCVTPEFLRGLAQLCREHDLLLLMDEVQCGFGRCGDIMGWRAVAPDVEPDGISWAKALGGGFPIGGFWISDRAIDGQGTELSSIMDPGSHGSTYGGNPLGTAVGLAVLREVVSQGLPERARRLGAEIRREIESWNLPVVQGVRGLGLLLGIGLNPEMVAAPEGKTIASVVVEALRQEGLLSVPAGPETVRLLPPLNVSEEEIQQALAIIRRVLKTYAK, translated from the coding sequence ATGAACACAGAAGAAAAGCTCAACCAGTACGTACTCCATTCCTATGGCCGTTATCCCATGGCTGCCGTCCGCGGAGAAGGCTCCCGACTGTGGGACAGCACGGGGAAGTGCTATCTGGACTTCTGTGCCGGCATTGCGACCTGCGTGCTCGGGCACTGCCATCCTGCGGTGACGCAGGCCCTGCAAAAGCAGGCCGCCACCTTGGTGCACTGCTCCAACCTGTACCAGATCCCCCAGCAGGCGGATCTGGCGGAATTCATTGTGACCAAATGCGTGGAGCGCCCGGGAAAAGTCTTTTTCTCCAACAGCGGTGCGGAGTCCAATGACGGTTTAATCAAAGTAGCGCGCCGTTACGGGCACCGCAAGCCCCAGCCGGACGGCAAGCCCCGTTATGAGGTGCTTACGTTCAACAAATCCTTCCACGGGAGGACGCTGGGCAGCATGTCCGCCACGGGGCAGGATAAAATCAAAATCGGCTTTGACCCCATGCTGCCGGGATTCCGCCATTTGCCTTTCAACGATCTGGAAACGGCCCGCGAAGCCATCAGGCCGGAAACGGTGGCCTTCATGCTGGAAACCGTCCAGGGAGAAGGAGGGGTCAACTGCGTGACTCCGGAATTTCTGCGGGGCCTGGCGCAGTTATGCAGGGAGCACGATCTTCTTCTGCTGATGGATGAAGTGCAGTGCGGCTTTGGCCGTTGCGGCGACATCATGGGATGGCGCGCCGTAGCTCCGGATGTGGAACCGGACGGCATTTCCTGGGCCAAGGCTCTGGGCGGCGGTTTCCCCATCGGCGGCTTCTGGATTTCCGACCGCGCCATTGACGGCCAGGGTACGGAGCTTTCCTCCATCATGGATCCCGGCTCCCATGGCTCCACGTATGGAGGCAACCCGCTCGGCACTGCGGTAGGCCTGGCCGTGCTGCGGGAAGTTGTTTCCCAGGGGCTCCCGGAGCGGGCGCGGCGCCTGGGCGCGGAAATTCGCAGGGAAATAGAATCCTGGAACCTGCCTGTTGTTCAGGGCGTGCGTGGCCTGGGCCTGTTGCTGGGCATTGGCCTGAACCCGGAAATGGTGGCCGCGCCGGAGGGCAAGACGATCGCCTCCGTAGTGGTGGAGGCCCTGCGGCAGGAAGGGTTGCTTTCCGTTCCCGCCGGGCCGGAAACCGTCCGTCTGCTGCCGCCGCTGAATGTCAGTGAAGAGGAAATCCAGCAGGCTCTGGCCATCATCAGGCGCGTGCTTAAAACGTACGCCAAATAG
- a CDS encoding amino acid-binding protein, with protein sequence MKEEAIKAPGSTIKQYSIMLQNRVGALTALLGLLDMHGIFCLGFSMQDCHEATIARLIVSDPERTSEIFLEKGICYTESGVLVAVLRHGPADLKKCLDALYAAEMNVNFLYPLLPCVGRGSLVALHVEDLNFGRTVLNSSGIKVLFQQDLSR encoded by the coding sequence ATGAAGGAAGAAGCCATTAAAGCCCCCGGCAGCACGATAAAGCAATATTCCATCATGCTCCAGAACCGGGTGGGGGCCCTGACCGCCCTCCTCGGCCTGCTGGACATGCACGGCATTTTCTGTCTGGGATTCAGCATGCAGGACTGCCATGAGGCGACTATTGCGCGCCTGATTGTCAGCGATCCGGAAAGGACGTCGGAAATTTTTCTGGAGAAAGGTATTTGCTATACGGAGTCCGGGGTGCTGGTGGCGGTGCTCCGCCATGGCCCCGCAGACCTCAAAAAATGCCTGGATGCGCTGTATGCCGCGGAAATGAACGTCAACTTTCTCTATCCCCTGCTGCCTTGCGTGGGGCGGGGGTCTCTGGTGGCTCTTCACGTGGAGGATCTCAACTTCGGGCGCACCGTGCTGAATTCCAGCGGCATCAAAGTCCTGTTCCAGCAGGACCTCAGCCGGTAG
- the efp gene encoding elongation factor P: MAKVPVINLRKGHAVNYNNDVCVVVSMEHKCPPRMASYVQMSIRSISTKKVYNLRLTSNESLEGVNLAREEYEFSYIDGMGYHFMNPDTYEDITVSPEIVEPVKDYLMEGNIYILLFTDETVVSVELPAAITMEVAEAPEGVKGDSANNVYKSATMTTGLVVQVPLFIKPGEKISVKTEDGSYLGRVN; the protein is encoded by the coding sequence ATGGCAAAAGTACCCGTAATCAATCTTCGCAAGGGACACGCGGTCAATTACAACAATGACGTTTGCGTTGTAGTCAGCATGGAGCACAAGTGCCCCCCCCGCATGGCTTCCTATGTGCAAATGAGCATCCGCAGCATTTCCACTAAAAAGGTGTATAACCTTCGCCTGACTTCCAATGAATCCCTGGAAGGCGTCAACCTCGCCCGTGAGGAATATGAGTTCAGCTACATTGACGGCATGGGTTATCACTTCATGAATCCGGATACATACGAAGACATCACCGTGTCTCCGGAAATCGTGGAACCCGTCAAGGATTATCTGATGGAAGGCAATATCTACATCCTGCTTTTCACGGATGAAACGGTCGTTTCCGTAGAACTCCCCGCCGCCATCACCATGGAAGTGGCGGAAGCTCCTGAAGGCGTCAAGGGCGACAGCGCGAACAATGTTTACAAATCCGCCACGATGACCACCGGACTGGTGGTGCAGGTGCCCCTTTTCATCAAGCCCGGTGAAAAGATTTCCGTAAAAACGGAAGACGGTTCCTATCTGGGCCGCGTAAACTGA
- a CDS encoding glycoside hydrolase family 16 protein, with the protein MNIPPLFNILASAALLSTPLHAQLYTLHGDGVKKTERVVEKADYSDYELVWHDEFDKDGRPDPAKWNYEHGFVRNKEAQWYQPENAYCKDGMLIIEGRKEKHANPHYDPEGKNWQTTRKEAEYTSASLTTRSKFSWLYGRFEIRARFSPREGMWPAFWTLGVKEKWPMCGEIDIMEYYQSTYLANLCWGSPKKHVGKWSTTYTPLKWLQEKHADWADSFHVFRMDWDEKEVRLYADDILLNRTPLDNTVNASYKEVANPFRQPHFIILNLALGATGGDLDKLPLPQKYEIDYVRIYQKKDSPHKGTIPYRAEK; encoded by the coding sequence ATGAACATTCCTCCTCTATTCAACATCCTGGCCAGCGCGGCCTTGTTGTCCACCCCCCTCCACGCCCAGCTTTACACCCTCCATGGTGACGGCGTCAAAAAAACGGAGAGAGTCGTGGAAAAAGCGGATTATTCCGATTATGAACTCGTCTGGCACGACGAATTCGACAAAGACGGCCGTCCGGATCCTGCCAAATGGAATTACGAACACGGTTTCGTCCGCAATAAGGAAGCGCAATGGTACCAGCCGGAAAACGCCTATTGCAAAGACGGCATGCTGATTATTGAAGGCAGGAAGGAAAAACATGCCAACCCCCATTACGATCCGGAGGGAAAAAACTGGCAGACGACACGGAAAGAGGCGGAATACACCTCTGCCTCCCTGACGACGCGCAGCAAATTTTCCTGGCTGTACGGGCGATTTGAAATCCGGGCCAGATTCAGCCCGCGGGAAGGCATGTGGCCTGCTTTCTGGACCTTGGGCGTCAAGGAAAAGTGGCCCATGTGCGGGGAAATAGACATCATGGAGTACTACCAGTCCACCTATCTGGCCAATCTCTGCTGGGGTTCCCCCAAAAAACACGTGGGCAAATGGAGCACCACTTACACGCCGCTCAAATGGCTCCAGGAAAAACACGCGGACTGGGCGGACAGCTTCCATGTCTTCCGTATGGACTGGGATGAAAAGGAAGTGCGCCTGTATGCGGACGATATTCTGCTGAACCGGACTCCCCTGGATAATACCGTCAACGCCTCTTACAAGGAAGTCGCCAATCCCTTCCGGCAGCCTCACTTCATCATCCTGAACCTGGCTCTGGGCGCCACCGGCGGAGATCTGGACAAACTGCCGCTGCCCCAGAAATACGAAATAGACTACGTTCGCATTTACCAGAAAAAGGATTCCCCCCATAAAGGAACCATTCCATACCGCGCGGAAAAGTAA
- a CDS encoding heavy metal translocating P-type ATPase, producing the protein MEEKNYLVSGMHCAGCAAKVERAVEGLEGVERVELNLLTGKMTVLFEKPDSPAMERIAPVVEKAGFRLADWKEEPLAGTEREERLEQEETGGSRLVWSILLLVPLMYLSMGPMWHWPVPEGSWGLWMNWWTQGILAGAVLWLNRHYLINGVRQLVALSPNMDSLIAIGSGSAFLYGLYLLVAGMWQGFSVEGMELYFESAAMIVTLISLGKYLERRSYRKTNAAVKGLVKLVPQEALVWHDGAERAVPLDEIRSGDLVVVKTGQRIPVDGMIEEGQAALDESDLTGESMPVDRAAGDRVISGTFNRAGYLKIRAERVGGDSTLARMIRLVEQASQSKAPIARLADRVCYFFVPAVIAVALVSLVGWMAAGEGFSFALARAIAVLVISCPCVLGLATPIAIMVGTGRGARLGILCKSAGALEALSRVDTVVFDKTGTLTEGEPRVVAVLPEEGMDADALVEMAAALEQGSEHPVGKAVYEHARLLNLPVRAVADLSVVPGRGIAGTVDGVPYAVGNSGFMQDKGISWKEDESRLREFMRQGASPLYVGRGGCPAGVIMVADSLKPDSRAAVDSLKRMNLRVVMLTGDNAATARHMAGELHIDEVVSDVLPDEKASHVMKMEERGDKVAMVGDGVNDAPALACARVGISMKSGTELAMESSDIVLMKSNPAGVAEAVQLGRTTLLIIRQNLFWAFFYNIIGIPLAAGCLYPAFGLTLNPMIAAGAMSLSSLCVVFNSLRLRGFTPRLGGLGK; encoded by the coding sequence ATGGAAGAAAAGAACTATCTTGTTTCCGGTATGCATTGCGCCGGGTGTGCCGCCAAGGTGGAGCGCGCCGTGGAAGGATTGGAGGGGGTGGAGCGCGTAGAGCTGAATTTGCTGACGGGGAAGATGACCGTCTTGTTTGAAAAACCTGATTCCCCCGCCATGGAGCGGATAGCTCCGGTGGTGGAGAAAGCCGGCTTCCGCCTGGCGGACTGGAAGGAGGAGCCGCTTGCCGGAACGGAGAGGGAGGAAAGGCTGGAACAGGAGGAAACGGGCGGTTCCCGCCTCGTTTGGTCCATTCTGCTGCTGGTTCCTTTGATGTATTTGTCCATGGGCCCCATGTGGCACTGGCCCGTTCCGGAAGGGAGTTGGGGCCTCTGGATGAATTGGTGGACACAAGGCATTCTGGCGGGCGCCGTCCTGTGGCTGAACCGGCATTATTTGATAAACGGCGTGCGGCAGCTTGTGGCGCTGTCTCCCAATATGGATTCCCTGATCGCCATCGGTTCCGGCTCCGCTTTTCTGTATGGGCTGTATTTGCTGGTTGCGGGGATGTGGCAGGGTTTCAGTGTGGAGGGAATGGAGCTGTATTTTGAATCTGCGGCCATGATCGTCACCCTGATTTCCCTGGGGAAATACCTTGAACGCCGCTCTTATCGGAAAACGAATGCCGCCGTAAAAGGGCTGGTGAAGCTGGTTCCCCAGGAGGCGCTGGTATGGCATGACGGCGCGGAGCGCGCCGTTCCGCTGGATGAAATTCGTTCCGGGGATCTGGTAGTGGTGAAAACCGGGCAGCGGATTCCGGTGGACGGCATGATTGAAGAGGGGCAGGCGGCTCTGGATGAATCGGACCTGACGGGGGAAAGCATGCCGGTGGACAGGGCGGCGGGGGACCGGGTGATCAGCGGAACATTCAACCGGGCCGGGTATCTCAAAATCCGCGCGGAACGCGTGGGCGGGGATTCCACGCTGGCCCGCATGATCCGCCTGGTGGAACAGGCCAGCCAGTCCAAGGCGCCCATTGCGCGGCTGGCGGACCGGGTATGCTATTTCTTTGTCCCTGCGGTCATTGCCGTTGCCCTGGTATCGCTGGTTGGGTGGATGGCTGCCGGGGAGGGGTTTTCCTTCGCCCTCGCTAGGGCAATTGCGGTGCTGGTGATTTCCTGCCCCTGTGTCCTGGGGCTCGCTACGCCTATCGCCATTATGGTGGGGACGGGCAGGGGCGCGCGGCTGGGCATCCTGTGCAAGTCCGCCGGAGCTCTGGAAGCCCTGAGCCGCGTGGATACCGTCGTTTTTGACAAGACGGGCACCCTGACGGAAGGGGAGCCGCGGGTAGTGGCCGTGCTGCCGGAGGAAGGCATGGATGCGGACGCGCTGGTGGAAATGGCGGCAGCTTTGGAACAGGGTTCGGAACATCCTGTGGGAAAGGCTGTTTATGAACACGCCAGGCTTCTGAATTTGCCTGTCCGCGCCGTGGCGGATTTATCCGTGGTTCCTGGCCGCGGCATTGCCGGAACGGTGGATGGGGTGCCTTATGCGGTGGGCAATTCCGGATTCATGCAGGATAAGGGAATTTCCTGGAAGGAGGATGAAAGCCGCCTGCGGGAGTTCATGCGGCAGGGCGCGTCCCCGCTGTATGTGGGCAGGGGCGGATGCCCTGCCGGCGTCATCATGGTGGCGGATTCCCTGAAACCGGACAGCCGTGCGGCGGTGGACAGTTTGAAGCGGATGAACCTGCGCGTCGTCATGCTGACGGGGGACAACGCCGCCACGGCGCGGCACATGGCCGGAGAACTCCACATTGACGAGGTGGTCTCCGACGTGCTTCCGGATGAAAAGGCCTCCCATGTGATGAAGATGGAGGAACGCGGGGACAAGGTGGCGATGGTAGGGGACGGCGTGAACGACGCCCCGGCTCTGGCCTGCGCCCGGGTGGGCATTTCCATGAAGTCCGGAACGGAGCTGGCGATGGAATCCTCCGACATCGTGCTGATGAAAAGCAACCCCGCAGGCGTGGCGGAAGCTGTCCAGCTGGGCCGCACCACGCTGCTCATCATCAGGCAGAATCTTTTCTGGGCTTTCTTTTACAACATCATCGGCATTCCGTTGGCCGCCGGGTGTTTATATCCCGCCTTCGGCCTTACGCTGAATCCCATGATTGCCGCCGGGGCGATGAGTTTGAGTTCCCTGTGCGTCGTATTCAATTCCCTGAGGCTGCGGGGGTTCACCCCACGCCTGGGGGGCCTGGGGAAATAG
- the recN gene encoding DNA repair protein RecN, which yields MLTLLKIKNLALVDQLLWEPSSGFICITGETGAGKSVIIGAIRLALGERADKTLIRSGEQQCSVEAVFHLPESSPVHAILNEHGVPPCEDGNLIIKRLISSTANRQFLNDSPCTLNLLREAGACLVDMHGPSDHRSLVSQERQLSLLDAFGEHAPLVHSYSDAWRQWQDARRAYDDLEHAEAATAREIELLRHQVDEIDSAAFTPEEVLTLEERWQRARNGTRLREQVSKMLSMLEETDVPGLGTQLRELTRAAHELERMDASTAAWLAPLAGVNLELKEIEGRLADYSAELDCDPRELFQLEERINLLESLKMKYGPSFEDVCSRREEAASRLDRIEHRTERLEELRASIAALRKQMDAAGQALTRARQDSAPRLAASIVRHSRELGFRQAVFEVSLSPLQEPGSQGMETVEFLFGPNPGEPSKPLRLIASSGELARIMLAIKSALAHKDATPLLVFDEIDANVGGEVARAVGFKMQQLGNRHQVISITHFPQVAALASHHYLVQKASAGNRTISCLREVSHEERVDELVRMLGGGGDHARTLAQALLQPS from the coding sequence ATGCTTACATTGCTGAAAATTAAAAACCTGGCCCTTGTGGACCAGCTGCTCTGGGAACCCAGTTCCGGATTCATCTGCATCACGGGGGAAACCGGGGCGGGGAAATCCGTCATCATTGGAGCCATACGCCTGGCGCTGGGAGAACGGGCGGACAAGACGCTCATCCGCTCCGGGGAACAGCAATGCAGCGTGGAAGCTGTGTTCCATCTGCCGGAATCCTCCCCCGTGCACGCCATTCTGAACGAGCATGGCGTCCCGCCCTGCGAAGACGGCAACCTGATTATCAAGCGCCTCATCTCTTCCACGGCCAACCGCCAGTTCCTGAACGACAGCCCGTGCACCCTGAATCTGCTGAGGGAAGCGGGAGCCTGCCTGGTGGACATGCATGGCCCCAGCGACCACCGCTCCCTGGTCTCCCAGGAAAGGCAGCTTTCCCTGCTGGACGCCTTCGGGGAGCACGCTCCCCTGGTGCACTCCTATTCGGACGCCTGGAGGCAATGGCAGGATGCGCGCCGGGCCTATGATGACCTGGAACATGCGGAAGCGGCCACCGCACGGGAAATAGAACTGCTGCGCCACCAGGTGGATGAAATAGATTCCGCCGCCTTCACTCCGGAAGAAGTGCTCACGCTGGAAGAACGCTGGCAGCGCGCCCGCAACGGCACCCGGCTCCGGGAACAGGTCTCCAAAATGCTTTCCATGCTGGAGGAAACGGATGTGCCCGGCCTGGGGACCCAATTGAGGGAATTGACACGGGCGGCCCATGAGCTGGAACGCATGGACGCCTCCACCGCCGCGTGGCTGGCTCCATTGGCGGGAGTGAATTTGGAACTCAAGGAAATTGAGGGACGCCTGGCGGATTATTCCGCCGAACTGGACTGCGACCCCCGGGAACTTTTCCAGCTGGAGGAACGCATCAACCTGCTGGAATCTCTGAAAATGAAATACGGCCCCTCCTTTGAGGACGTCTGTTCCCGGAGGGAGGAGGCGGCCAGCCGCCTGGACCGCATTGAACACCGCACGGAACGCCTGGAAGAGCTGAGGGCCTCCATCGCCGCCCTGCGCAAGCAGATGGACGCCGCCGGGCAGGCTCTGACCAGAGCGCGCCAGGACTCCGCGCCCAGGCTGGCGGCTTCCATCGTCAGGCACTCCCGGGAGCTGGGATTCCGCCAGGCCGTCTTTGAAGTGAGCCTCTCCCCCCTTCAGGAACCGGGCTCACAGGGAATGGAAACGGTGGAATTCCTGTTTGGCCCCAATCCCGGAGAACCCTCCAAGCCTCTCCGTCTGATTGCCTCCAGCGGGGAACTGGCGCGCATCATGCTGGCGATTAAAAGCGCCCTGGCCCACAAGGATGCCACCCCCCTGCTGGTATTTGACGAAATAGACGCCAACGTGGGCGGAGAAGTGGCGCGGGCTGTGGGATTCAAGATGCAGCAGCTCGGAAACAGGCACCAGGTGATCTCCATCACGCACTTCCCGCAGGTGGCGGCCCTGGCCTCCCATCATTACCTGGTTCAGAAAGCATCCGCGGGCAACCGCACCATCTCCTGCCTGCGGGAGGTGAGCCATGAAGAACGGGTGGATGAACTGGTCCGCATGCTGGGCGGCGGCGGAGACCACGCACGCACGCTGGCCCAGGCCCTGCTGCAGCCCTCCTGA
- a CDS encoding MBL fold metallo-hydrolase, translating into MNILFLGTGTSTGVPQIGCSCAVCTSPDPRNRRLRSSIYVEAAGTRLLLDSSPDLRQQALRENITDVDAVLYTHAHVDHVGGFDDLRAFCWRRSGGLPMYASPMTVDALRTMYGWAFVPKPGRSGYVRPEPHEVTAPFRVGNMLATPLPVLHAGVETYAYLLEAGGRSLVYMPDVKSIPAPSLERMKGVDLLIIDGLRYHLHPTHMCLEETLAAIAAVRPRRAVLTHLSHDMDYGILSGKLPENVMPAYDGLRLSLP; encoded by the coding sequence ATGAACATTCTCTTTTTGGGCACAGGAACGTCCACCGGAGTGCCGCAGATAGGCTGCTCCTGCGCGGTCTGCACGTCCCCGGACCCCAGAAACAGGCGGTTGCGTTCTTCAATTTATGTGGAGGCCGCTGGCACCCGCCTCCTGCTGGATTCTTCCCCGGATTTGCGGCAGCAGGCCCTGCGGGAAAATATCACGGATGTGGATGCCGTTCTTTATACGCATGCCCATGTGGACCACGTGGGAGGTTTTGACGATTTGCGCGCCTTCTGCTGGCGCCGGTCCGGCGGCCTGCCCATGTATGCTTCTCCCATGACGGTGGACGCCCTGCGGACCATGTACGGCTGGGCGTTCGTTCCTAAACCGGGGCGGAGCGGGTACGTCAGGCCGGAGCCTCACGAGGTGACGGCTCCGTTCCGTGTGGGGAACATGCTGGCGACGCCCCTTCCGGTGCTCCATGCCGGGGTGGAGACATATGCCTATCTCCTGGAGGCGGGAGGCCGGAGCCTGGTTTACATGCCGGATGTGAAAAGCATCCCGGCCCCGTCCCTGGAGAGGATGAAAGGAGTGGATTTGCTGATTATTGACGGACTGCGTTATCATCTGCACCCCACGCACATGTGCCTGGAGGAAACGTTGGCCGCCATTGCCGCCGTCCGGCCCCGCCGCGCCGTGCTGACCCACCTGTCCCATGATATGGATTACGGGATTCTTTCCGGCAAGCTGCCGGAAAACGTCATGCCCGCGTATGACGGGCTGAGGCTGTCCCTGCCGTAA
- a CDS encoding WecB/TagA/CpsF family glycosyltransferase: protein MTIPDNFDRPGARIPCETRNVFGFSVAVSSVEEMSAALAERALEAEAPFLVAAADAHVVTLGVHDRDYGNVLERMDVICPDGMPVVWRLNRRLSSGGEREACRVSGPDLMEALVRSNVQYPGLRHFLLGGDEKLLEALSGALKEKYPGFQLAGAYSPPFRPWTEEDLENMREAVASSGANVVWVGLGCPKQERWMAEQRELLPPAVYVGVGAAFAFHAGTVKRAPRWMQKNGLEWLYRIYREPGRLLRRYVKHNSLFVWYVLTGR, encoded by the coding sequence ATGACTATTCCAGACAATTTTGACCGTCCCGGCGCGCGGATACCGTGCGAAACCAGAAACGTATTCGGCTTTTCCGTAGCCGTCAGTTCCGTGGAAGAGATGTCCGCTGCGCTGGCGGAACGCGCGCTGGAGGCGGAAGCTCCGTTTCTGGTGGCCGCGGCGGATGCCCATGTGGTAACCCTCGGCGTGCATGACCGGGATTACGGGAACGTGCTGGAACGGATGGACGTGATTTGCCCGGACGGTATGCCGGTAGTGTGGAGGCTGAACCGGAGGCTTTCTTCCGGGGGGGAAAGGGAAGCGTGCCGTGTGAGCGGGCCGGATTTGATGGAAGCGCTGGTGCGTTCGAATGTGCAGTATCCGGGCTTGCGCCATTTTTTGCTGGGCGGGGATGAGAAGCTGCTGGAAGCCCTGTCTGGGGCATTAAAGGAAAAATACCCCGGTTTTCAACTGGCCGGGGCGTATTCTCCTCCGTTCCGCCCTTGGACGGAGGAAGATCTGGAAAACATGCGGGAGGCGGTTGCTTCAAGCGGGGCCAATGTGGTATGGGTGGGGCTGGGCTGCCCGAAACAGGAGCGGTGGATGGCGGAGCAGAGGGAATTGCTGCCCCCCGCGGTTTATGTGGGCGTAGGGGCGGCGTTCGCTTTCCATGCCGGTACGGTGAAACGGGCTCCGCGATGGATGCAGAAGAACGGTCTGGAATGGTTGTACCGCATTTACCGGGAGCCGGGAAGACTGCTCAGGCGGTACGTGAAGCACAACAGCCTGTTCGTGTGGTACGTGCTGACGGGCAGATGA
- a CDS encoding MmcQ/YjbR family DNA-binding protein, producing MFFRRIPRKSWYEKTVERVFRDRKLCVEKLLSFGFVRVESGFLRRAALLDGQFCMELEIHADGSVHATVHDADGKNIRHADPGTEDRLRTRMLRREYEEELWHVAECCFEPDFFKAAPARSLIAHIRKAYGEELEFLWRKFPGNAVVRRKDTEKWYAAFLAVPRLKLGGSSKERVEVLNLRVCPGESGILADNRSRFPAYHMNKKNWVSFCLDGTVPFEELAARLETSRRLAGK from the coding sequence ATGTTCTTTCGCCGTATTCCCCGGAAAAGCTGGTATGAAAAAACTGTGGAACGCGTTTTCAGGGACAGGAAGCTGTGCGTGGAAAAGCTGCTCTCCTTCGGTTTCGTTCGTGTGGAAAGCGGTTTTCTGCGCAGGGCGGCATTGCTGGACGGCCAGTTCTGCATGGAATTGGAAATACACGCGGACGGTTCTGTTCATGCAACGGTGCATGATGCGGACGGGAAGAATATCCGGCATGCTGACCCGGGAACGGAGGACAGGTTGCGGACAAGAATGCTCCGCAGGGAATATGAGGAAGAACTGTGGCATGTGGCGGAATGCTGCTTTGAACCTGATTTTTTCAAGGCGGCTCCCGCCCGGAGCCTCATCGCGCACATCCGTAAAGCTTACGGGGAGGAACTGGAATTCCTGTGGAGGAAGTTTCCGGGGAACGCAGTGGTGCGGCGGAAGGATACGGAAAAATGGTACGCCGCTTTTCTGGCTGTGCCGCGCTTGAAGCTGGGGGGCAGTTCCAAGGAACGGGTGGAGGTTTTGAACCTGCGGGTTTGTCCCGGTGAGTCCGGGATTCTTGCGGATAATCGCAGCCGTTTTCCGGCCTACCATATGAATAAGAAAAACTGGGTGAGCTTCTGTCTGGATGGAACCGTTCCCTTTGAGGAACTGGCTGCGCGCCTGGAAACCAGCCGGAGGCTTGCCGGAAAGTGA
- a CDS encoding LpxI family protein, whose protein sequence is MTTDPPVLGLVAGDGVYPEYIVRGARRRTPELRIVAVGFKGETNPAVIPLCDAYQEFSVGQISKPFTFLKKHGVRNVIMAGGINPKNILSLRPDLRALSVLMRMPEKNADSLLGAVITEAEKEGFIILPASTYMEEHMPQPGHIAGPPPTPEQWEDARFGMQTAKEISRLHIGQSVIVHGGTVIAVEAIEGTNNCIRRGGELGNGKPATLAKVARLGHDMRFDIPTVGPVTIETCAECGVRQIALEAGKTILLERDRVEELCKRHKISLHALQTVEQDTPSPENRPA, encoded by the coding sequence ATGACAACAGACCCGCCCGTATTAGGCCTGGTAGCCGGAGACGGCGTTTATCCGGAATATATTGTCCGGGGCGCACGCCGCCGGACGCCGGAATTGCGTATCGTGGCCGTAGGGTTCAAGGGGGAAACCAACCCCGCCGTCATCCCCCTGTGCGACGCTTACCAGGAATTCAGCGTGGGCCAGATAAGCAAGCCGTTCACTTTCCTGAAAAAGCACGGCGTAAGGAACGTTATCATGGCCGGCGGCATCAATCCGAAAAATATTCTTTCCCTCCGTCCGGACCTTCGCGCCCTTTCCGTATTGATGCGCATGCCGGAAAAAAATGCGGACTCCCTGCTTGGGGCCGTCATCACGGAAGCGGAAAAGGAAGGCTTCATCATCCTCCCGGCCTCCACCTACATGGAGGAGCACATGCCGCAGCCGGGGCATATCGCCGGACCTCCTCCCACGCCTGAACAATGGGAGGACGCCCGCTTCGGCATGCAGACGGCCAAGGAAATCAGCCGTCTCCACATCGGGCAGTCCGTCATCGTGCACGGCGGCACCGTCATCGCCGTGGAAGCGATTGAAGGCACCAACAACTGCATACGCCGCGGAGGGGAACTGGGCAACGGCAAACCGGCCACGCTGGCCAAAGTGGCCCGCCTGGGGCATGACATGCGCTTTGACATCCCGACAGTCGGCCCCGTCACCATTGAAACGTGCGCGGAATGCGGCGTCAGGCAAATCGCCCTGGAAGCGGGCAAAACCATCTTGCTGGAACGCGACCGGGTGGAGGAATTATGCAAAAGGCATAAAATCAGCCTGCATGCCCTCCAGACCGTGGAACAGGACACCCCTTCCCCGGAAAACCGGCCCGCATAA